One genomic window of Candidatus Pseudobacter hemicellulosilyticus includes the following:
- a CDS encoding peroxiredoxin, with protein MLIEVGQKAPDFELYDSAKTKLGLEELKGKNVLLLFFPQAFTGTCTKELCGVRDSIAQYNDMNAQVLGISVDSIFTLARYKEDQGLNFPLLSDFNKEVSQAYGSLYDNFVFDMKGVSKRSAFIIDKEGIIQYAQVLENAGDIPDFKAIQAKLSELN; from the coding sequence ATGCTTATTGAAGTAGGACAAAAAGCCCCTGATTTTGAACTGTATGATTCAGCCAAGACCAAGCTGGGCCTGGAAGAACTCAAAGGAAAGAATGTATTACTGCTGTTCTTCCCCCAGGCCTTCACCGGTACCTGCACCAAAGAACTTTGCGGCGTCAGGGACAGCATTGCCCAATACAATGACATGAACGCACAGGTACTGGGCATCAGCGTGGATTCTATTTTTACGCTGGCCAGGTACAAAGAGGACCAGGGTCTCAACTTCCCCCTGCTGAGTGATTTCAACAAAGAAGTATCCCAGGCCTACGGCAGCCTCTATGATAATTTTGTATTTGATATGAAAGGCGTGTCCAAGCGGTCGGCCTTTATTATAGATAAAGAAGGTATTATCCAGTATGCCCAGGTCCTGGAAAACGCTGGAGATATCCCGGATTTTAAGGCTATCCAGGCAAAACTGAGCGAATTAAACTGA